The following coding sequences lie in one Borreliella spielmanii genomic window:
- the mraY gene encoding phospho-N-acetylmuramoyl-pentapeptide-transferase — protein sequence MFYLLGLRLLKYITFRMAYATIFAFLLSLIIGPQIILRLKKLRADQILREDGPKRHLSEKTGIPTMGGILIFFCVFISLMFWSNILNVYFLIMFFVMFGFAFLGFIDDFLKIKKKTSDGLKARFKIYGQIIFSFISVSILYYFGGEHVSIIYFPFIKSFQIDLGVFYIPFGMFILISASNSVNLTDGLDGLAIGLSIVITGALIIIAYITSRADFATYLNIPNIKGSEELVIFLGALLGGSFGFLWFNAYPAKIMMGDTGSLALGAILGMAALILKSEILFSILAGVFIIETMSVIIQVIVYKKTKKRVFKMAPLHHHFEELGWSEMQVVIRFWIMGLIFAIIALSTIKIR from the coding sequence ATGTTTTACCTTTTAGGGTTGCGCTTGCTTAAATATATTACCTTTAGAATGGCTTATGCTACAATTTTTGCATTTTTACTGTCTTTAATTATAGGTCCCCAGATTATTTTGAGACTAAAAAAATTAAGGGCCGATCAGATTTTAAGAGAAGATGGGCCTAAAAGGCATTTGAGTGAAAAAACAGGAATTCCTACTATGGGAGGCATTCTTATTTTTTTTTGTGTTTTTATCTCTTTAATGTTTTGGAGTAATATTTTAAATGTTTATTTTTTAATTATGTTTTTTGTTATGTTTGGATTTGCTTTTTTAGGGTTTATAGACGATTTTTTAAAAATCAAAAAGAAAACCTCAGATGGGCTTAAAGCCCGATTTAAGATTTATGGGCAAATAATATTTTCTTTTATTTCTGTTAGCATTTTGTATTATTTTGGAGGTGAACATGTTAGTATAATTTATTTTCCTTTTATTAAGTCTTTTCAAATAGATTTGGGAGTATTTTACATTCCTTTTGGCATGTTTATTTTAATTTCGGCTTCTAATTCTGTTAATTTAACAGATGGGCTTGATGGACTTGCAATTGGATTAAGCATAGTTATAACAGGAGCTTTAATAATAATTGCCTATATTACAAGTAGGGCTGATTTTGCAACTTATTTAAATATTCCAAATATTAAAGGTTCTGAAGAGCTTGTAATATTTCTTGGAGCTTTACTAGGAGGTAGTTTTGGATTTTTATGGTTTAACGCTTATCCTGCTAAAATTATGATGGGAGATACAGGTAGTCTGGCTTTAGGTGCCATTCTAGGAATGGCAGCTTTGATTTTAAAAAGTGAAATACTTTTTTCAATCTTAGCGGGTGTTTTTATTATTGAAACCATGTCTGTAATTATTCAGGTCATAGTTTATAAAAAGACTAAAAAAAGAGTATTTAAAATGGCTCCACTTCATCATCATTTTGAAGAACTTGGGTGGTCTGAGATGCAAGTTGTTATTAGATTTTGGATAATGGGGCTAATATTTGCTATAATTGCTTTAAGTACGATAAAAATCAGATAA